One genomic window of Luteitalea pratensis includes the following:
- a CDS encoding MliC family protein, producing MTRLACLSLALVATLARGGVAVRAQAPTGPTFDCTRAAGKVETLICTDEALATLDRRLADVYAKAIAGSPANVAATQKALQRGWIKGRDDCWKSAETKTCVQREYRSRIAELQIVSGQVEGLSPVSFRCSGAPAAPVTATFYNETDPASTVLTVGTDQVIAFRQPAASGTSYAGSNVDYREHQGAVTINWFGATLACTRR from the coding sequence ATGACGCGCCTTGCCTGCCTGTCGCTCGCCCTGGTCGCCACCCTGGCACGGGGCGGGGTCGCGGTCCGCGCGCAGGCGCCGACCGGACCGACCTTCGACTGCACCAGGGCGGCGGGCAAGGTCGAGACGCTGATTTGCACGGACGAAGCTCTGGCGACCCTCGACCGTCGCCTGGCTGACGTGTACGCCAAGGCCATCGCCGGGTCTCCGGCCAACGTCGCCGCAACCCAGAAGGCGCTGCAGCGGGGGTGGATCAAGGGCCGCGACGACTGCTGGAAATCGGCCGAGACGAAGACGTGCGTGCAACGCGAGTACCGGTCGCGGATCGCGGAGCTCCAGATCGTCTCCGGCCAGGTGGAGGGGCTCTCACCGGTGAGCTTCAGGTGCAGCGGTGCGCCGGCCGCGCCGGTCACGGCGACCTTTTACAACGAGACGGATCCCGCCAGCACCGTGCTCACCGTGGGGACCGACCAGGTCATCGCGTTCCGGCAGCCTGCCGCGAGCGGCACCAGTTACGCCGGCAGCAACGTGGACTACCGCGAGCACCAGGGCGCGGTGACCATCAACTGGTTCGGCGCGACGCTCGCCTGCACCCGCCGCTGA
- a CDS encoding B12-binding domain-containing radical SAM protein yields the protein MKVHLVNPSHVSFGIGVITPRWMYVLASATPDTYGTPILCDETLEPLDFDSISAGDIVGISIHTGNALRGYEVGVAARAAGATVVFGGIHATLYPDEARDLGQAHAVVVGDGDAVWSVVLSDVTSGALKPLYDGGRIEGAEFRAGRWDLLPPGKYMWASVQTVRGCPKHCSFCSVWRTDGQKPRNRTVDMVVNEILGLRRQGFRFIALADDNFYPVTLEDLRMAARRDNPARLEELKAIRAERFELMDALARLPKDSVFFTQITMEAANDPEFLDAMNRAHIKGALVGVESVTPEGLKDVYKGFNVAGEELVTRLQQFRKHGVHVLGSFIFGLPSDRPETFDTCLSVAERADVTFAQFVMLTPFPGTLDFAAWEKTQGESPEAVNGIPVTRHWLIPQAVRPKVYIEHPVMSPNEIRERTQGVWDRFYSTKSIWKRAKVVKSLKARLMFLLISKIYRQMYANTGIATDSARVSRSVRWARLMAIPCQKLFAGTPMPNLQLRPVDQDKAAAA from the coding sequence ATGAAGGTGCATCTCGTCAATCCCAGTCACGTGTCGTTCGGCATCGGCGTCATCACCCCGCGATGGATGTACGTGCTGGCGTCAGCGACTCCCGACACCTATGGCACGCCGATCCTGTGTGACGAGACACTGGAGCCCCTGGACTTCGACAGCATCAGCGCCGGCGACATCGTCGGCATCAGCATCCACACCGGCAACGCGCTGCGCGGCTACGAAGTCGGTGTGGCGGCGCGAGCCGCCGGCGCCACGGTGGTGTTCGGCGGCATTCACGCGACGCTGTACCCGGACGAGGCGCGTGATCTCGGGCAGGCACATGCGGTGGTGGTCGGCGACGGCGACGCCGTGTGGTCGGTGGTGTTGTCAGACGTGACGTCTGGCGCCTTGAAGCCGCTGTACGACGGAGGCCGCATCGAGGGCGCCGAATTCCGCGCGGGTCGTTGGGATCTGCTGCCGCCCGGCAAGTACATGTGGGCCTCGGTGCAGACCGTGCGCGGCTGCCCGAAGCACTGCTCGTTCTGCTCGGTGTGGCGGACCGATGGCCAGAAGCCGCGCAACCGCACCGTCGACATGGTGGTGAACGAGATTCTCGGCCTACGCCGCCAGGGCTTCCGCTTCATCGCGCTGGCCGACGACAACTTCTACCCCGTGACGCTCGAGGACCTGCGCATGGCCGCGCGCCGCGACAACCCGGCGCGCCTCGAAGAACTGAAAGCGATCCGGGCCGAGCGATTCGAGCTGATGGACGCGCTGGCCCGCCTGCCGAAGGACTCCGTGTTCTTCACGCAGATAACAATGGAGGCGGCCAACGACCCCGAGTTCCTCGACGCCATGAATCGCGCCCACATCAAGGGCGCGCTGGTCGGCGTGGAGTCGGTGACGCCCGAAGGCCTGAAGGACGTCTACAAGGGCTTCAACGTCGCCGGTGAGGAACTGGTCACGCGCCTGCAACAATTCCGCAAGCACGGCGTCCACGTGCTCGGGTCGTTCATCTTCGGCCTGCCGAGCGACAGGCCCGAGACCTTCGACACGTGCCTCTCGGTGGCCGAACGCGCCGACGTCACGTTCGCGCAGTTCGTGATGCTGACGCCGTTCCCGGGGACGCTGGACTTCGCCGCGTGGGAGAAGACGCAGGGCGAGTCGCCGGAGGCCGTCAACGGCATCCCGGTCACACGCCACTGGCTGATCCCGCAGGCGGTGCGCCCCAAGGTCTACATCGAACACCCGGTGATGAGCCCGAACGAGATCCGCGAACGCACGCAAGGCGTGTGGGACCGGTTCTACTCCACCAAGAGCATCTGGAAGCGGGCCAAGGTCGTGAAGTCGCTGAAGGCGCGACTGATGTTCCTGCTGATCTCGAAGATCTATCGCCAGATGTACGCCAACACCGGCATCGCCACCGACAGCGCCCGTGTCAGCCGTTCGGTACGCTGGGCGCGGCTGATGGCGATCCCGTGCCAGAAGCTGTTCGCGGGCACGCCGATGCCGAACCTGCAGTTGCGTCCGGTGGATCAGGACAAGGCCGCAGCCGCCTAG
- a CDS encoding polysaccharide deacetylase family protein has product MRVLSRRSPVNRCLAAALAGAFVLLLMPGRALRAQAPAAADAVAWPGGARMALSLSFDDGRESQVTQGLPVFARHGAKVTLYVVPSAVERHLEGWKQAAAAGHEIGNHSLTHSCSGNFPFSRQKALEEHSIPRMRDELAEANRRIAALLGVTPRTFAYPCGQTFVGRGKDTQSYVPVVAELFLAGRGWLDEAANDPSYVDLAQTLGVEMDGKDFGQIRPLLDEARKSGAWLVLAGHDIGAGGRQTTRVAMLDELFAYVKDPANGIWLATVAEAADVVARRRGRP; this is encoded by the coding sequence ATGCGTGTCCTATCCCGTAGGTCACCCGTCAATCGTTGCCTCGCGGCGGCTCTCGCGGGCGCCTTCGTCCTCCTGCTGATGCCCGGACGTGCGCTGCGCGCGCAGGCGCCCGCAGCCGCCGATGCCGTGGCCTGGCCCGGCGGTGCCCGCATGGCGCTGAGCCTGTCGTTCGACGACGGGCGGGAGAGCCAGGTCACGCAGGGACTGCCGGTGTTCGCACGACATGGCGCCAAGGTCACGTTGTATGTCGTGCCCTCGGCGGTGGAGCGTCACCTCGAGGGCTGGAAACAGGCCGCCGCGGCCGGTCACGAGATCGGCAATCACTCGCTGACGCATTCGTGCAGCGGCAATTTCCCGTTCTCACGGCAGAAGGCGCTCGAGGAGCACTCGATCCCGCGCATGCGCGACGAATTGGCCGAAGCCAACCGCCGCATCGCAGCACTGCTCGGCGTGACGCCGCGGACGTTTGCCTACCCGTGCGGCCAGACGTTCGTCGGACGGGGGAAGGATACGCAGAGCTACGTCCCGGTTGTCGCCGAGCTGTTCCTGGCCGGCCGTGGCTGGCTCGACGAGGCGGCCAACGATCCGTCGTACGTGGACCTGGCACAGACGCTGGGCGTGGAAATGGACGGCAAGGACTTCGGGCAGATCCGGCCGCTGCTCGATGAGGCCCGCAAGAGCGGGGCCTGGCTGGTGCTGGCGGGCCACGACATCGGCGCCGGTGGTCGTCAGACCACCCGCGTCGCGATGCTCGACGAGTTGTTCGCGTACGTCAAGGATCCGGCCAACGGCATCTGGCTGGCGACGGTGGCGGAGGCCGCCGATGTCGTCGCCAGACGCCGCGGTCGCCCCTAG